A genomic segment from Rhodospirillaceae bacterium encodes:
- the proB gene encoding glutamate 5-kinase produces the protein MSKRKRIVVKVGSSLLANEEMLTPRWAFIQVLLDDIAKLRVDGYEVVLTSSGAVALGLNTIGVTAEEAGLRDRQAAAACGMPVLLNAYKQVAHEQRFDIAQVLVTLRDLEERRPFLNTKNTVHRLLEADVMPIVNENDSVTTEELRVGDNDRLAAKVAQMIQADYLVILTTVDGLYDRNPAESGAQIVETVEDVSRYLEVVQGVSALGSGGMLTKMQAANMAQNTGCTTLIGHGVADRPVHSLINNKRIHTRCIAHAEREPDWKVWLTDRLQVAGSVVIKQGSADALETGSRGLSRGDIISIQGSYSNGDVIHIYDEAGVERARGLSNFTAEETMVLARNPDGAAKDILGYQTSGTIVSVDNLVVLDDRHLPWDTPEEGEFLTVAG, from the coding sequence GTGTCCAAGCGAAAACGAATTGTCGTTAAAGTTGGCTCTAGTCTTTTAGCAAATGAAGAAATGCTGACCCCGCGTTGGGCTTTTATCCAAGTGCTATTGGATGACATCGCAAAACTCCGCGTTGACGGTTACGAGGTTGTGCTCACGTCATCGGGTGCCGTTGCGCTAGGATTGAATACGATAGGTGTAACCGCTGAAGAGGCTGGACTGCGTGACCGGCAGGCCGCCGCTGCTTGTGGTATGCCGGTTCTGTTGAACGCTTACAAACAAGTGGCTCACGAGCAGCGGTTCGATATTGCACAAGTGCTCGTCACCTTGAGGGACCTGGAAGAACGCCGCCCCTTTCTCAATACCAAAAACACAGTTCACCGACTGCTTGAAGCCGACGTTATGCCGATTGTGAACGAGAATGACTCCGTCACCACCGAAGAACTGCGTGTCGGCGATAATGACCGGCTGGCCGCTAAAGTGGCGCAAATGATCCAGGCAGATTATTTAGTGATTTTAACTACAGTGGATGGGCTTTACGACCGCAATCCGGCAGAATCAGGCGCACAGATTGTTGAGACTGTGGAAGATGTATCCCGGTATCTCGAAGTCGTCCAAGGGGTAAGCGCGCTCGGCAGTGGCGGGATGCTAACCAAAATGCAAGCCGCAAATATGGCTCAAAACACCGGATGTACGACACTGATCGGCCACGGCGTAGCTGACCGCCCCGTGCATTCTCTCATCAATAACAAGCGCATCCACACGCGGTGTATCGCTCATGCAGAGCGTGAACCCGATTGGAAAGTCTGGCTGACGGACCGCCTGCAAGTCGCAGGCAGCGTGGTGATCAAACAAGGCTCTGCGGATGCACTGGAAACCGGGTCTCGTGGCCTCAGCCGCGGAGATATCATTTCTATTCAAGGTTCTTACAGTAATGGCGACGTCATCCATATTTATGATGAAGCCGGCGTTGAGCGTGCGCGCGGCCTCTCGAATTTTACGGCTGAAGAAACGATGGTCCTGGCTCGTAATCCGGATGGAGCAGCGAAAGATATTCTTGGATATCAGACCAGCGGTACGATTGTCAGCGTCGACAATCTTGTCGTTCTGGATGACCGCCATTTGCCTTGGGATACGCCCGAAGAAGGCGAGTTTTTAACTGTAGCTGGCTAA
- a CDS encoding MarR family transcriptional regulator: MDNYHNEVLISLRRITRAIDLHSKRLAKETGLTSPQILVLSAVAAHGFARPSEIAKQVHLSQATITSIVDRLEKAGLAIRERAATDKRSIDVVITDLGRQRLKNAPEPLQSGFLQAFNQLESWEQSMLVAAVQRLAAMMDADQIEAAPILELGELDKPSD; the protein is encoded by the coding sequence ATGGACAACTATCACAATGAAGTTTTGATCTCACTCAGACGCATTACGCGGGCGATCGATCTCCACTCCAAGCGTTTGGCCAAAGAAACCGGCCTCACGTCGCCGCAAATTCTTGTCTTGAGTGCGGTGGCGGCTCATGGCTTTGCGCGTCCATCAGAAATCGCAAAACAAGTTCACCTCTCCCAAGCCACAATCACATCCATCGTGGACCGCCTTGAAAAAGCCGGATTGGCGATACGTGAGCGCGCTGCGACCGACAAGCGTTCCATCGATGTGGTTATTACAGATTTAGGTCGACAGCGGCTGAAGAATGCCCCTGAACCACTGCAATCAGGTTTTCTTCAGGCGTTCAATCAACTTGAAAGCTGGGAGCAAAGTATGCTCGTTGCTGCGGTGCAACGGCTGGCCGCCATGATGGATGCTGACCAGATTGAGGCCGCGCCGATCCTGGAATTGGGCGAATTAGATAAACCGTCAGATTAA
- a CDS encoding pyrroline-5-carboxylate reductase — protein sequence MQQNTSQVVMVGCGKMGGALISQWVSVESVQFTIVDPALAQAPPGSRLAAREDLQPGSFDALVVAVKPQMIEDVLPSVTHLLAPEGCVVSIAAGFSMGRFNALLPNTPVIRIMPNLPAAIGQGVSGLAKNAQAETSHVALVEALMGAAGRFIWLDNEDQLDRFTAVAGSGPGYVFEIARTYVEAAKALGFSEEQARDLVLGTLKGTIAMADGSQESLDDLRNSVTSKNGTTEAGLKALNGDGTLTTLMKQTLKAAYDRSIELR from the coding sequence ATGCAACAAAATACATCTCAGGTGGTCATGGTGGGCTGCGGAAAAATGGGCGGCGCTCTCATAAGCCAGTGGGTAAGTGTTGAGTCTGTTCAGTTTACAATTGTAGATCCCGCATTGGCCCAGGCACCTCCAGGCTCACGGTTGGCCGCGCGTGAGGATCTGCAGCCGGGTAGCTTTGATGCTCTGGTTGTCGCTGTGAAGCCGCAAATGATCGAGGATGTATTGCCCTCCGTCACCCATCTCTTAGCGCCAGAAGGGTGTGTTGTGTCCATCGCAGCTGGTTTCTCAATGGGCCGATTTAATGCTTTGTTACCCAATACACCGGTCATACGGATTATGCCGAACCTTCCAGCGGCCATCGGTCAGGGTGTCAGTGGGCTCGCGAAAAATGCCCAGGCTGAAACATCCCATGTGGCTCTTGTTGAAGCGCTAATGGGAGCAGCCGGGCGCTTCATTTGGCTCGACAATGAAGATCAACTGGACCGGTTTACCGCCGTGGCTGGCAGTGGTCCTGGTTATGTATTTGAAATTGCCCGCACCTATGTTGAGGCTGCAAAAGCGCTGGGTTTTTCGGAGGAGCAAGCCAGAGACTTGGTATTGGGAACCCTCAAAGGCACCATTGCCATGGCTGATGGATCCCAGGAGTCTCTGGATGATTTGCGCAACTCTGTTACCAGTAAAAACGGTACCACAGAGGCCGGTCTTAAAGCTTTGAACGGGGACGGAACGTTGACCACCCTTATGAAGCAAACTCTTAAAGCAGCCTACGACCGATCAATCGAACTTCGATAA